Proteins from a genomic interval of Rubinisphaera italica:
- a CDS encoding ISAs1 family transposase, translating to MAIIVSARTIKGKESWESRFFVSSHPVRAKFLTNAIRRHWSIENSQHYVLDVTFGDDHRHQQDCSGASNLAAVRRVCCVRKQLSSEEQSVSE from the coding sequence CTGGCGATCATAGTTTCTGCACGAACGATCAAGGGAAAGGAGAGTTGGGAGTCCCGATTTTTTGTGAGCTCTCATCCCGTGCGAGCAAAGTTTCTGACGAATGCAATCCGGCGTCATTGGAGTATTGAGAACAGTCAGCACTATGTTCTCGATGTGACATTTGGCGACGATCATCGCCATCAACAGGATTGCAGCGGAGCATCAAACCTGGCAGCAGTTCGACGAGTATGCTGCGTCAGGAAACAACTCTCAAGCGAGGAGCAAAGTGTAAGCGAATGA
- a CDS encoding transposase: protein MKTNPLPKASLNLNGRCERFIETIKLECPNKFIVFRKKHLDYLTDEFTSYYNINRSYTERDHLPPIRVEPDEVATIPIEQIEVRKYVGGLSSQSINFSISKCRIFPTSNSHSDSYERIFCVYTFNCRLVILVNFAIFFLSYSGSSIKFDVSKTGVHKALDAEPPVASFLKLMLICGGPVNANVLLKDFSQPNSSLCLSR from the coding sequence ATGAAAACGAATCCGTTACCGAAAGCTTCACTGAACCTGAATGGTCGCTGCGAGCGGTTTATCGAGACGATCAAACTGGAGTGCCCCAATAAGTTTATTGTGTTCCGGAAGAAGCATCTTGATTATCTGACGGACGAGTTTACGAGTTATTACAACATAAATAGAAGCTACACGGAGCGGGATCATCTGCCGCCGATCCGGGTGGAACCTGATGAAGTGGCGACCATTCCCATCGAACAGATTGAGGTTCGAAAATACGTCGGCGGCTTGAGCAGTCAGTCCATAAATTTCTCAATCTCAAAATGCCGCATTTTCCCCACTTCAAACTCTCACTCCGATTCATATGAGCGAATTTTCTGCGTTTATACCTTCAACTGTCGGTTGGTAATACTTGTTAACTTTGCTATTTTCTTTCTATCGTATTCTGGATCATCGATCAAATTCGATGTATCGAAGACGGGCGTGCACAAGGCGTTGGACGCGGAGCCGCCGGTCGCGTCGTTCCTGAAGTTAATGTTGATTTGCGGCGGCCCAGTCAACGCCAACGTTCTCTTAAAAGATTTTAGCCAACCCAACAGTTCATTATGCCTGTCACGTTAG
- a CDS encoding ASCH domain-containing protein, with protein MPVTLEEAKSRYPEAKTFKFGDNRALCGRLLSLVRLGKKKATCGALRDFKNGTESMPVIGRRDIALDWDGTPALVIETTELSIRRFCDVDTDFALAEGEDETLEGWQAGHRAFFGRNGGWQSDMELVCERFCMIEDFAKPSH; from the coding sequence ATGCCTGTCACGTTAGAGGAAGCGAAAAGTCGGTATCCCGAGGCCAAGACCTTCAAATTTGGCGACAATCGTGCACTCTGTGGTCGGCTCCTATCACTTGTTCGCTTAGGTAAGAAGAAAGCAACGTGTGGAGCACTCAGAGATTTTAAAAACGGCACGGAGTCCATGCCTGTAATTGGAAGAAGGGACATAGCACTCGATTGGGATGGCACACCAGCACTTGTGATTGAGACAACCGAATTATCCATCCGCCGATTTTGTGATGTAGATACAGATTTTGCATTAGCTGAAGGGGAAGACGAAACGCTCGAAGGTTGGCAGGCGGGGCATCGGGCATTTTTTGGTCGCAACGGTGGCTGGCAATCAGATATGGAATTGGTTTGCGAACGCTTCTGTATGATCGAAGATTTTGCCAAACCGTCACACTGA
- the cls gene encoding cardiolipin synthase, translated as MLGNIGWIWSTVLTLELVFIVRAIIRPHRSPASRIAWVVVIGVIPFLGIFLYVLFGETNIGYRKKQRVLQVQEKLRLFDVSDVEVAARLQKVPEEYQMLFRTAGSISRFPVVAGNVGKLFSDSNETISSIIADIDAAKQHVHIVFYIWLADNNGCRMVEALIRASKRGVICRVIVDEMGSRDLIRSRQWMKMKSAGVFATTSMPIGNFLLKPLRGRIDLRNHRKIVVIDDWITYCGSQNCADPEFRIKAKYAPWVDAVIRFEGPVAQQNQHLFASDWMTHSTQDLSDIISQPLRESHGSIIAQAFGTGPTVRDAAMSEMFVSMMYAARQEIIITTPYYVPDESMQHAVRAAAHRGVNTTIIFPAKNDSRIVAAASESYYPELLDAGVKVFEFTAGLLHTKSFTVDGCVTLIGSANHDRRSFDLNYENNILCYDSKITGEVRDLQLMYLSKSDPVTEEMVAEWSLIDRLWRNSIAMLGPLL; from the coding sequence GTGTTGGGAAATATTGGCTGGATCTGGTCTACCGTTCTGACTCTAGAACTGGTGTTTATCGTACGAGCTATCATTCGTCCGCATCGATCACCGGCGTCTCGCATCGCATGGGTCGTCGTTATTGGAGTCATCCCTTTTCTGGGTATATTTCTATACGTGCTGTTTGGCGAGACGAACATCGGATATCGCAAAAAGCAACGAGTCCTCCAGGTTCAGGAAAAGCTCAGGTTATTTGACGTTTCTGATGTGGAAGTCGCTGCGCGGCTTCAGAAAGTTCCCGAAGAGTACCAAATGCTATTTCGGACTGCAGGATCGATCTCTCGCTTTCCTGTTGTAGCAGGAAACGTTGGGAAATTGTTCTCCGATTCCAACGAAACAATTAGCAGCATAATCGCGGATATTGACGCCGCTAAGCAACATGTGCATATCGTTTTCTATATCTGGCTGGCCGATAACAATGGTTGTCGTATGGTCGAAGCCCTGATCCGTGCAAGCAAACGGGGGGTTATCTGCCGTGTGATCGTTGACGAAATGGGATCACGCGATCTTATTCGTTCACGGCAGTGGATGAAGATGAAGTCGGCGGGAGTGTTTGCTACGACTTCTATGCCGATTGGGAATTTTCTTTTGAAACCTCTGAGAGGACGAATTGATCTTCGCAACCATCGCAAGATCGTGGTGATTGATGATTGGATTACTTATTGCGGCAGTCAAAACTGTGCTGACCCAGAATTTCGGATCAAAGCTAAGTATGCTCCGTGGGTTGATGCAGTCATACGCTTCGAAGGTCCTGTCGCCCAACAGAACCAGCATTTATTTGCCAGCGATTGGATGACACACAGCACTCAGGATTTGAGCGACATCATCTCACAACCGCTACGTGAAAGTCATGGATCGATCATTGCCCAGGCATTTGGGACCGGTCCCACCGTTCGGGATGCAGCGATGTCAGAAATGTTCGTTTCGATGATGTATGCTGCGCGGCAGGAAATTATAATTACAACGCCCTACTATGTCCCGGATGAGTCTATGCAACACGCGGTGCGTGCGGCTGCACATCGGGGAGTCAACACTACAATCATCTTTCCGGCCAAAAATGATTCTCGAATTGTGGCTGCTGCCAGTGAGAGCTACTATCCCGAGTTGCTCGACGCAGGCGTGAAGGTTTTTGAGTTTACTGCTGGATTGTTGCACACAAAATCGTTTACGGTCGATGGGTGCGTGACGTTAATCGGTTCGGCAAACCACGATCGTCGCAGTTTCGATCTGAATTATGAAAACAATATTCTCTGCTACGACAGCAAGATTACCGGGGAGGTTAGAGACTTACAGTTGATGTACTTGTCGAAATCCGATCCGGTTACCGAAGAGATGGTTGCGGAATGGTCATTGATCGATCGTCTGTGGAGAAACTCGATTGCAATGTTGGGGCCACTATTATAA
- a CDS encoding CAP domain-containing protein, protein MSRPLSAICFCSLFSVFLVMPVTLQAQNFTREAFIRRDANVDGQLSSTEYLLNRRDLDLEFARVHFQEIDVDESQSLSLQEYVGFDPQSNLSEIEREVFRMTNEQRALEGIAPVKISRILSSYARDWTAQMVKQLDTNHGVKGTESYASARRTAAAKDMDLYYWGGSENVSRKTIEKDAPSQQIAQRAINGWMESEGHRKNLMNPEQEFIGIGAMWSQADGKYYFTQMYIKYPK, encoded by the coding sequence ATGTCGAGACCCTTATCCGCTATCTGTTTCTGTTCACTTTTTTCCGTGTTTCTGGTAATGCCCGTAACATTGCAGGCCCAGAATTTTACTCGGGAAGCCTTTATCCGCAGAGATGCGAATGTGGACGGACAACTTTCTTCCACCGAGTATCTGCTCAATCGACGAGATCTAGATCTTGAATTTGCAAGGGTTCACTTTCAGGAAATTGATGTTGATGAAAGCCAAAGCCTGAGTCTCCAGGAATATGTGGGGTTCGATCCCCAGTCTAATCTCTCCGAAATCGAGCGAGAAGTCTTCCGCATGACAAACGAGCAACGGGCACTGGAAGGCATCGCTCCCGTGAAGATCTCAAGAATACTCTCGTCATACGCTCGAGACTGGACCGCACAGATGGTCAAACAGCTTGATACCAATCATGGTGTGAAAGGTACTGAGTCGTATGCTTCAGCACGAAGAACAGCTGCGGCCAAAGACATGGATCTGTATTATTGGGGTGGGTCTGAGAACGTCAGCAGGAAAACCATCGAAAAAGATGCTCCGTCGCAACAAATTGCTCAAAGAGCGATTAATGGTTGGATGGAAAGTGAAGGACACCGTAAAAATCTTATGAATCCAGAACAGGAGTTTATTGGGATTGGTGCAATGTGGTCACAAGCCGATGGAAAATATTATTTTACCCAGATGTATATCAAGTACCCAAAATAA